A single window of Pristis pectinata isolate sPriPec2 unplaced genomic scaffold, sPriPec2.1.pri scaffold_142_arrow_ctg1, whole genome shotgun sequence DNA harbors:
- the LOC127567145 gene encoding mucosal pentraxin-like isoform X6 codes for MVDEEGEMYRLITTLALLVGVHPTSAVSGGLRGKSLIFSQPSSTSYVKLLPRRFPELRSFTLCLLSATELTRNHALFSYATPDNANQLLFWVLELAAQQIPFELPDPGSLLRHLCVSWESETGRITLWADGRRSLVKTARQGQKVTGGGVVILGQEQDQVGGGFDAKQSFVGELSQVNLWDRVLGQREVSEINRGCGCLGGNVIDWSTVAFESRGTVGISDSPECEL; via the exons atggttgat GAAGAAGGCGAGATGTACAGACTGATCACCACCCTCGCCCTCCTGGTGGGCGTCCACCCCACCTCAGCCGTCAGCGGAG gACTCCGGGGCAAGTCCCTCATCTTCTCCCAGCCGTCCTCCACCTCCTACGTGAAGCTGCTGCCGCGCCGTTTCCCCGAGTTGAGGTCCTTCACTCTGTGCCTGCTCTCGGCCACGGAGTTAACACGCAACCACGCCCTGTTCTCCTACGCCACGCCCGACAACGCCAACCAGCTGCTCTTCTGGGTGCTGGAGCTCGCGGCCCAGCAGATCCCCTTCGAGCTGCCGGACCCGGGATCGCTACTCCGTCACCTCTGCGTCAGCTGGGAGTCGGAGACGGGACGGATCACCCTGTGGGCAGACGGCAGGCGGAGCTTGGTGAAGACGGCCCGGCAGGGGCAGAAGGTGACGGGTGGTGGGGTGGTCATCCTGGGTCAGGAGCAAGACCAGGTGGGGGGTGGCTTTGACGCGAAGCAGTCCTTCGTGGGCGAGCTGTCCCAGGTCAACCTGTGGGACCGGGTGCTTGGGCAGAGGGAGGTCAGTGAGATCAACCGGGGTTGTGGGTGCCTCGGGGGAAACGTCATCGATTGGTCCACGGTGGCGTTCGAGAGCAGAGGGACGGTGGGGATCAGTGATAGTCCGGAGTGTGAGTTGTGA
- the LOC127567145 gene encoding mucosal pentraxin-like isoform X5 encodes MVDEEGEMYRLITTLALLVGVHPTSAVSGGLRGKSLIFSQPSSTSYVKLLPRRFPELRSFTLCLFSATELTRNHALFSYATPDNANQLLFWVLGPQKFQLELAAQKIPFELPDPGSLLRHLCVSWESETGRITLWADGRRSLVKTARQGQKVTGGGVVILGQEQDQVGGGFDAKQSFVGELSQVNLWDRVLGQREVSEINRGCGCLGGNVIDWSTVAFESRGTVGISDSPECEL; translated from the exons atggttgat GAAGAAGGCGAGATGTACAGACTGATCACCACCCTCGCCCTCCTGGTGGGCGTCCACCCCACCTCAGCCGTCAGCGGAG gACTCCGGGGCAAGTCCCTCATCTTCTCCCAGCCGTCCTCCACCTCCTACGTGAAGCTGCTGCCGCGCCGATTCCCCGAGTTGAGGTCCTTCACTCTGTGCCTGTTCTCAGCCACCGAGTTAACACGCAACCACGCCCTGTTCTCTTACGCCACGCCCGACAACGCCAACCAGCTGCTCTTCTGGGTGCTGGGACCACAGAAATTCCAGTTGGAGCTCGCGGCCCAGA AGATCCCCTTCGAGCTGCCGGACCCGGGATCGCTACTCCGTCACCTCTGCGTCAGCTGGGAGTCGGAGACGGGACGGATCACCCTGTGGGCAGACGGCAGGCGGAGCTTGGTGAAGACGGCCCGGCAGGGGCAGAAGGTGACGGGTGGTGGGGTGGTCATCCTGGGTCAGGAGCAAGACCAGGTGGGGGGTGGCTTTGACGCGAAGCAGTCCTTCGTGGGCGAGCTGTCCCAGGTCAACCTGTGGGACCGGGTGCTTGGGCAGAGGGAGGTCAGTGAGATCAACCGGGGTTGTGGGTGCCTCGGGGGAAACGTCATCGATTGGTCCACGGTGGCGTTCGAGAGCAGAGGGACGGTGGGGATCAGTGATAGTCCGGAGTGTGAGTTGTGA
- the LOC127567145 gene encoding mucosal pentraxin-like isoform X8: protein MYRLITTLALLVGVHPTSAVSGGLRGKSLIFSQPSSTSYVKLLPRRFPELRSFTLCLLSATELTRNHALFSYATPDNANQLLFWVLELAAQQIPFELPDPGSLLRHLCVSWESETGRITLWADGRRSLVKTARQGQKVTGGGVVILGQEQDQVGGGFDAKQSFVGELSQVNLWDRVLGQREVSEINRGCGCLGGNVIDWSTVAFESRGTVGISDSPECEL from the exons ATGTACAGACTGATCACCACCCTCGCCCTCCTGGTGGGCGTCCACCCCACCTCAGCCGTCAGCGGAG gACTCCGGGGCAAGTCCCTCATCTTCTCCCAGCCGTCCTCCACCTCCTACGTGAAGCTGCTGCCGCGCCGTTTCCCCGAGTTGAGGTCCTTCACTCTGTGCCTGCTCTCGGCCACGGAGTTAACACGCAACCACGCCCTGTTCTCCTACGCCACGCCCGACAACGCCAACCAGCTGCTCTTCTGGGTGCTGGAGCTCGCGGCCCAGCAGATCCCCTTCGAGCTGCCGGACCCGGGATCGCTACTCCGTCACCTCTGCGTCAGCTGGGAGTCGGAGACGGGACGGATCACCCTGTGGGCAGACGGCAGGCGGAGCTTGGTGAAGACGGCCCGGCAGGGGCAGAAGGTGACGGGTGGTGGGGTGGTCATCCTGGGTCAGGAGCAAGACCAGGTGGGGGGTGGCTTTGACGCGAAGCAGTCCTTCGTGGGCGAGCTGTCCCAGGTCAACCTGTGGGACCGGGTGCTTGGGCAGAGGGAGGTCAGTGAGATCAACCGGGGTTGTGGGTGCCTCGGGGGAAACGTCATCGATTGGTCCACGGTGGCGTTCGAGAGCAGAGGGACGGTGGGGATCAGTGATAGTCCGGAGTGTGAGTTGTGA
- the LOC127567145 gene encoding mucosal pentraxin-like isoform X2 — protein sequence MSLQRPKDTGNERDHSSHREEGEMYRLITTLALLVGVHPTSAVSGGLRGKSLIFSQPSSTSYVKLLPRRFPELRSFTLCLLSATELTRNHALFSYATPDNANQLLFWVLELAAQQIPFELPDPGSLLRHLCVSWESETGRITLWADGRRSLVKTARQGQKVTGGGVVILGQEQDQVGGGFDAKQSFVGELSQVNLWDRVLGQREVSEINRGCGCLGGNVIDWSTVAFESRGTVGISDSPECEL from the exons ATGAGTTTACAAAGACCAAAAGACACAGGAAATGAACGAGACCATTCGTCCCATCGG GAAGAAGGCGAGATGTACAGACTGATCACCACCCTCGCCCTCCTGGTGGGCGTCCACCCCACCTCAGCCGTCAGCGGAG gACTCCGGGGCAAGTCCCTCATCTTCTCCCAGCCGTCCTCCACCTCCTACGTGAAGCTGCTGCCGCGCCGTTTCCCCGAGTTGAGGTCCTTCACTCTGTGCCTGCTCTCGGCCACGGAGTTAACACGCAACCACGCCCTGTTCTCCTACGCCACGCCCGACAACGCCAACCAGCTGCTCTTCTGGGTGCTGGAGCTCGCGGCCCAGCAGATCCCCTTCGAGCTGCCGGACCCGGGATCGCTACTCCGTCACCTCTGCGTCAGCTGGGAGTCGGAGACGGGACGGATCACCCTGTGGGCAGACGGCAGGCGGAGCTTGGTGAAGACGGCCCGGCAGGGGCAGAAGGTGACGGGTGGTGGGGTGGTCATCCTGGGTCAGGAGCAAGACCAGGTGGGGGGTGGCTTTGACGCGAAGCAGTCCTTCGTGGGCGAGCTGTCCCAGGTCAACCTGTGGGACCGGGTGCTTGGGCAGAGGGAGGTCAGTGAGATCAACCGGGGTTGTGGGTGCCTCGGGGGAAACGTCATCGATTGGTCCACGGTGGCGTTCGAGAGCAGAGGGACGGTGGGGATCAGTGATAGTCCGGAGTGTGAGTTGTGA
- the LOC127567145 gene encoding mucosal pentraxin-like isoform X1, whose translation MSLQRPKDTGNERDHSSHREEGEMYRLITTLALLVGVHPTSAVSGGLRGKSLIFSQPSSTSYVKLLPRRFPELRSFTLCLFSATELTRNHALFSYATPDNANQLLFWVLGPQKFQLELAAQKIPFELPDPGSLLRHLCVSWESETGRITLWADGRRSLVKTARQGQKVTGGGVVILGQEQDQVGGGFDAKQSFVGELSQVNLWDRVLGQREVSEINRGCGCLGGNVIDWSTVAFESRGTVGISDSPECEL comes from the exons ATGAGTTTACAAAGACCAAAAGACACAGGAAATGAACGAGACCATTCGTCCCATCGG GAAGAAGGCGAGATGTACAGACTGATCACCACCCTCGCCCTCCTGGTGGGCGTCCACCCCACCTCAGCCGTCAGCGGAG gACTCCGGGGCAAGTCCCTCATCTTCTCCCAGCCGTCCTCCACCTCCTACGTGAAGCTGCTGCCGCGCCGATTCCCCGAGTTGAGGTCCTTCACTCTGTGCCTGTTCTCAGCCACCGAGTTAACACGCAACCACGCCCTGTTCTCTTACGCCACGCCCGACAACGCCAACCAGCTGCTCTTCTGGGTGCTGGGACCACAGAAATTCCAGTTGGAGCTCGCGGCCCAGA AGATCCCCTTCGAGCTGCCGGACCCGGGATCGCTACTCCGTCACCTCTGCGTCAGCTGGGAGTCGGAGACGGGACGGATCACCCTGTGGGCAGACGGCAGGCGGAGCTTGGTGAAGACGGCCCGGCAGGGGCAGAAGGTGACGGGTGGTGGGGTGGTCATCCTGGGTCAGGAGCAAGACCAGGTGGGGGGTGGCTTTGACGCGAAGCAGTCCTTCGTGGGCGAGCTGTCCCAGGTCAACCTGTGGGACCGGGTGCTTGGGCAGAGGGAGGTCAGTGAGATCAACCGGGGTTGTGGGTGCCTCGGGGGAAACGTCATCGATTGGTCCACGGTGGCGTTCGAGAGCAGAGGGACGGTGGGGATCAGTGATAGTCCGGAGTGTGAGTTGTGA
- the LOC127567145 gene encoding mucosal pentraxin-like isoform X4, whose translation MVDVLFPLNSTFLPSGEEGEMYRLITTLALLVGVHPTSAVSGGLRGKSLIFSQPSSTSYVKLLPRRFPELRSFTLCLLSATELTRNHALFSYATPDNANQLLFWVLELAAQQIPFELPDPGSLLRHLCVSWESETGRITLWADGRRSLVKTARQGQKVTGGGVVILGQEQDQVGGGFDAKQSFVGELSQVNLWDRVLGQREVSEINRGCGCLGGNVIDWSTVAFESRGTVGISDSPECEL comes from the exons atggttgatgtACTATTCCCTCTGAACTCCACTTTCCTCCCTTCTGGG GAAGAAGGCGAGATGTACAGACTGATCACCACCCTCGCCCTCCTGGTGGGCGTCCACCCCACGTCAGCCGTCAGCGGAG gACTCCGGGGCAAGTCCCTCATCTTCTCCCAGCCGTCCTCCACCTCCTACGTGAAGCTGCTGCCGCGCCGTTTCCCCGAGTTGAGGTCCTTCACTCTGTGCCTGCTCTCGGCCACGGAGTTAACACGCAACCACGCCCTGTTCTCCTACGCCACGCCCGACAACGCCAACCAGCTGCTCTTCTGGGTGCTGGAGCTCGCGGCCCAGCAGATCCCCTTCGAGCTGCCGGACCCGGGATCGCTACTCCGTCACCTCTGCGTCAGCTGGGAGTCGGAGACGGGACGGATCACCCTGTGGGCAGACGGCAGGCGGAGCTTGGTGAAGACGGCCCGGCAGGGGCAGAAGGTGACGGGTGGTGGGGTGGTCATCCTGGGTCAGGAGCAAGACCAGGTGGGGGGTGGCTTTGACGCGAAGCAGTCCTTCGTGGGCGAGCTGTCCCAGGTCAACCTGTGGGACCGGGTGCTTGGGCAGAGGGAGGTCAGTGAGATCAACCGGGGTTGTGGGTGCCTCGGGGGAAACGTCATCGATTGGTCCACGGTGGCGTTCGAGAGCAGAGGGACGGTGGGGATCAGTGATAGTCCGGAGTGTGAGTTGTGA
- the LOC127567145 gene encoding mucosal pentraxin-like isoform X3, which produces MSLQRPKDTGNELDHSSHREEGEMYRLITTLALLVGVHPTSAVSGGLRGKSLIFSQPSSTSYVKLLPRRFPELRSFTLCLLSATELTRNHALFSYATPDNANQLLFWVLELAAQQIPFELPDPGSLLRHLCVSWESETGRITLWADGRRSLVKTARQGQKVTGGGVVILGQEQDQVGGGFDAKQSFVGELSQVNLWDRVLGQREVSEINRGCGCLGGNVIDWSTVAFESRGTVGISDSPECEL; this is translated from the exons ATGAGTTTACAAAGACCAAAAGACACAGGAAATGAACTAGACCATTCGTCCCATCGG GAAGAAGGCGAGATGTACAGACTGATCACCACCCTCGCCCTCCTGGTGGGCGTCCACCCCACGTCAGCCGTCAGCGGAG gACTCCGGGGCAAGTCCCTCATCTTCTCCCAGCCGTCCTCCACCTCCTACGTGAAGCTGCTGCCGCGCCGTTTCCCCGAGTTGAGGTCCTTCACTCTGTGCCTGCTCTCGGCCACGGAGTTAACACGCAACCACGCCCTGTTCTCCTACGCCACGCCCGACAACGCCAACCAGCTGCTCTTCTGGGTGCTGGAGCTCGCGGCCCAGCAGATCCCCTTCGAGCTGCCGGACCCGGGATCGCTACTCCGTCACCTCTGCGTCAGCTGGGAGTCGGAGACGGGACGGATCACCCTGTGGGCAGACGGCAGGCGGAGCTTGGTGAAGACGGCCCGGCAGGGGCAGAAGGTGACGGGTGGTGGGGTGGTCATCCTGGGTCAGGAGCAAGACCAGGTGGGGGGTGGCTTTGACGCGAAGCAGTCCTTCGTGGGCGAGCTGTCCCAGGTCAACCTGTGGGACCGGGTGCTTGGGCAGAGGGAGGTCAGTGAGATCAACCGGGGTTGTGGGTGCCTCGGGGGAAACGTCATCGATTGGTCCACGGTGGCGTTCGAGAGCAGAGGGACGGTGGGGATCAGTGATAGTCCGGAGTGTGAGTTGTGA
- the LOC127567145 gene encoding mucosal pentraxin-like isoform X7, which translates to MYRLITTLALLVGVHPTSAVSGGLRGKSLIFSQPSSTSYVKLLPRRFPELRSFTLCLLSATELTRNHALFSYATPDNANQLLFWVLELAAQQIPFELPDPGSLLRHLCVSWESETGRITLWADGRRSLVKTARQGQKVTGGGVVILGQEQDQVGGGFDAKQSFVGELSQVNLWDRVLGQREVSEINRGCGCLGGNVIDWSTVAFESRGTVGISDSPECEL; encoded by the exons ATGTACAGACTGATCACCACCCTCGCCCTCCTGGTGGGCGTCCACCCCACGTCAGCCGTCAGCGGAG gACTCCGGGGCAAGTCCCTCATCTTCTCCCAGCCGTCCTCCACCTCCTACGTGAAGCTGCTGCCGCGCCGTTTCCCCGAGTTGAGGTCCTTCACTCTGTGCCTGCTCTCGGCCACGGAGTTAACACGCAACCACGCCCTGTTCTCCTACGCCACGCCCGACAACGCCAACCAGCTGCTCTTCTGGGTGCTGGAGCTCGCGGCCCAGCAGATCCCCTTCGAGCTGCCGGACCCGGGATCGCTACTCCGTCACCTCTGCGTCAGCTGGGAGTCGGAGACGGGACGGATCACCCTGTGGGCAGACGGCAGGCGGAGCTTGGTGAAGACGGCCCGGCAGGGGCAGAAGGTGACGGGTGGTGGGGTGGTCATCCTGGGTCAGGAGCAAGACCAGGTGGGGGGTGGCTTTGACGCGAAGCAGTCCTTCGTGGGCGAGCTGTCCCAGGTCAACCTGTGGGACCGGGTGCTTGGGCAGAGGGAGGTCAGTGAGATCAACCGGGGTTGTGGGTGCCTCGGGGGAAACGTCATCGATTGGTCCACGGTGGCGTTCGAGAGCAGAGGGACGGTGGGGATCAGTGATAGTCCGGAGTGTGAGTTGTGA